One genomic segment of Ancylobacter sp. IITR112 includes these proteins:
- the cas8c gene encoding type I-C CRISPR-associated protein Cas8c/Csd1: MTVLQALDAYYERMAARGEAEPPGFSREKISFAIEISEQGTPVAIIDLRAASGKKLVPQLLSVPAAVKRTAGILPNLFWDKSSYVLGRTAGEGKRTGQEHEAFKTLHRERLAGAHDEGLAALSAFLENWTPDQFDASPFAADMLDTNIVFRLRGEKRFIHQREAARALLAAQAGGEGAQVNCLVTGGRAVAQRLHPTIKGVNGAQSSGAALVSFNLDAFTSYGKEQGDNAPTSEAAAFRYGAALNGMLERASRNRLSRGIGDATVVFWADTSEIVDEAAAQAAEDWFAAWAEPPDDADEARKIRQQLDLVMEGRPVEAIDARLHGRTRFHVLGLAPNAARLSVRYWLSDDFGAFVARLAGHYRDIAIEPTPWGERPPSISWLLLKTTAMLEKYDNIPPLLAGEIARAVLEGTRYPRSLLAAAIMRLRAGDDPSTGWHAAVIRAVLARDFRLKLPDPHAPESHDRAKEELPVSLQKESSNSAYQLGRLFAAYETAQRLALGKVNATIRDRYFGAASATPASIFPLLMRGVQNHLGKLRKSGKGGWLEREIEEITGHLGDHLPRSLPLEAQGRFVLGYYHQRKGQFANREAEADLASTDAEDHDNDE; this comes from the coding sequence ATGACCGTCCTTCAGGCGCTCGATGCCTATTACGAGCGGATGGCCGCGCGGGGGGAAGCGGAACCGCCGGGCTTCTCGCGGGAGAAGATCAGCTTCGCCATCGAAATCTCGGAACAAGGCACGCCCGTCGCGATCATCGACCTGCGCGCTGCGAGCGGCAAGAAACTGGTTCCACAACTGCTTTCGGTCCCGGCAGCGGTCAAACGGACCGCCGGCATCCTGCCCAACCTGTTCTGGGACAAGAGTTCCTATGTGCTCGGCCGCACCGCCGGCGAGGGCAAGCGCACCGGGCAGGAGCATGAGGCGTTCAAGACCCTTCATCGCGAGCGTCTGGCAGGCGCTCACGATGAAGGGCTCGCCGCCCTTTCCGCCTTTTTGGAGAATTGGACCCCCGACCAGTTCGACGCCTCGCCATTCGCAGCCGACATGCTGGACACCAACATCGTCTTCCGGCTGCGCGGGGAAAAGCGCTTCATTCACCAGCGCGAAGCGGCGCGGGCTCTGCTTGCGGCACAGGCCGGCGGCGAGGGTGCGCAGGTTAACTGCCTCGTCACAGGAGGCCGGGCCGTCGCCCAACGGCTGCATCCCACGATCAAAGGGGTCAACGGCGCGCAGTCGTCCGGGGCAGCACTCGTCTCCTTCAATCTCGACGCCTTCACCTCCTACGGCAAGGAACAGGGCGACAACGCCCCGACCTCCGAGGCCGCCGCCTTCCGTTACGGCGCCGCGCTGAACGGCATGCTGGAACGCGCCAGCCGCAACCGCCTGTCGCGCGGCATCGGCGACGCCACGGTGGTGTTCTGGGCAGACACGTCGGAGATCGTCGACGAGGCAGCAGCGCAGGCGGCGGAGGACTGGTTCGCGGCGTGGGCCGAACCGCCGGACGACGCCGATGAGGCGCGAAAAATCCGGCAACAGCTGGACCTCGTCATGGAGGGGCGCCCGGTCGAGGCGATCGACGCTCGGCTGCATGGGCGAACCCGCTTCCATGTCCTCGGCCTCGCCCCCAATGCCGCGCGGCTGTCGGTGCGCTACTGGCTGAGCGACGATTTCGGGGCTTTCGTCGCACGTCTGGCCGGGCATTACCGCGACATCGCCATCGAGCCGACGCCGTGGGGCGAGCGGCCACCCTCCATTTCCTGGCTGCTGCTCAAGACCACGGCCATGCTGGAGAAATACGACAACATCCCGCCTTTGCTGGCCGGCGAGATCGCGCGCGCGGTGCTGGAGGGCACGCGCTATCCGCGCTCGCTGCTGGCGGCCGCGATCATGCGGCTGCGGGCGGGCGATGATCCTTCCACCGGCTGGCACGCCGCGGTGATCCGCGCGGTGCTCGCCCGAGACTTCCGCCTCAAACTGCCGGACCCGCACGCGCCCGAAAGCCACGACCGCGCCAAGGAGGAACTGCCCGTGAGTCTCCAGAAGGAGAGTTCCAATTCTGCCTATCAGCTCGGCCGCCTGTTCGCCGCCTATGAGACGGCGCAGCGCCTGGCGCTCGGCAAGGTGAACGCCACCATTCGCGACCGCTATTTCGGCGCCGCTTCGGCAACGCCGGCCAGTATCTTCCCGCTGCTGATGCGCGGCGTGCAGAACCATCTCGGCAAGCTGAGGAAGAGCGGCAAGGGCGGTTGGCTGGAACGCGAGATCGAGGAGATCACCGGCCACCTTGGCGACCACCTGCCGCGCTCGCTCCCGCTCGAAGCGCAGGGCCGCTTCGTGCTCGGCTATTACCACCAGCGCAAGGGCCAGTTCGCCAATCGCGAAGCTGAGGCCGACCTCGCCAGCACCGACGCAGAGGACCACGACAATGACGAGTGA
- the cas1c gene encoding type I-C CRISPR-associated endonuclease Cas1c: protein MRRMLNTLYVTSEDAWLRKDGANVVVEIDGSERGRAPLHMLEGVVSFGRPGASPALLAACAEAGITISHLDPNGRFLARVEGPRTGNVLLRRAQFRAADNPTRGVPIVRGIVAAKAANQRTVIRRALRDHGDSLPGGGREALEAAERRLTDVARRTLAATSVDLLRGLEGEAAQAYFGVFNQLLRTGDPAFVFGGRSRRPPLDRVNALLSFFYALLGHDCRSALEAHGLDPQVGFLHSDRPGRASLALDLMEELRPVLADRLVLSLINRRQLAADDFTVEDAGGVRLNETARKRVLVAWQERKRDELTHPFFGESMPLGVVAHAQAQLLARHLRGDLDGYPGFVWK from the coding sequence ATGCGGCGTATGCTCAACACCCTCTACGTCACCAGCGAGGATGCCTGGCTGCGCAAGGATGGCGCCAATGTCGTCGTCGAGATCGACGGTTCGGAACGCGGCCGCGCCCCGCTGCACATGCTGGAGGGGGTGGTCAGCTTCGGCCGGCCGGGCGCCTCGCCGGCGCTGCTGGCCGCCTGCGCGGAAGCCGGCATCACGATCTCGCATCTCGACCCCAATGGCCGTTTCCTCGCCCGTGTCGAAGGCCCCCGCACCGGCAACGTGCTGCTCCGCCGTGCGCAGTTCCGCGCCGCGGACAATCCCACGCGCGGCGTGCCCATCGTCCGCGGCATCGTCGCCGCAAAGGCCGCGAACCAGCGCACCGTCATCCGCCGGGCGCTGCGCGATCATGGCGACAGCCTGCCCGGCGGCGGCCGGGAGGCGCTGGAAGCCGCCGAGCGGCGCCTGACCGATGTCGCCCGCCGCACGCTTGCCGCGACGAGCGTCGATCTGCTGCGCGGGCTGGAGGGAGAGGCGGCGCAGGCCTATTTCGGCGTCTTCAACCAACTGCTGCGAACCGGCGATCCCGCCTTCGTTTTCGGCGGACGCTCCCGCCGTCCGCCGCTCGACCGGGTGAACGCCCTTCTGTCTTTCTTCTACGCCTTGCTCGGCCATGACTGCCGGTCAGCCCTGGAGGCGCACGGGTTGGACCCGCAGGTCGGCTTTCTTCATAGCGACCGGCCAGGGCGCGCCAGCCTGGCCTTGGATCTGATGGAAGAGCTGCGTCCCGTGCTGGCGGACAGGCTTGTGCTCAGCCTCATCAACCGTCGGCAACTCGCTGCGGACGATTTCACGGTCGAGGACGCGGGCGGCGTGCGGCTCAACGAAACCGCCCGCAAGCGGGTTCTCGTCGCCTGGCAGGAGCGCAAGCGCGATGAACTGACCCATCCCTTCTTCGGCGAGAGCATGCCTCTCGGCGTTGTGGCCCATGCCCAGGCGCAGCTTCTGGCCCGCCATCTGCGCGGCGATCTCGACGGCTATCCCGGCTTTGTCTGGAAATGA
- the cas2 gene encoding CRISPR-associated endonuclease Cas2 codes for MLMLVAYDVRTETATGRRRLRRVARACLDFGQRVQNSVFECEVDPAQWVALRARLIAEIDEATDSLRFYRLGADGKRRVEHIGAKPTLDLDGPLLF; via the coding sequence ATGTTGATGCTGGTCGCCTATGATGTGCGAACCGAGACAGCGACCGGCCGCCGCCGGCTCCGCCGCGTCGCGCGGGCCTGCCTCGATTTTGGCCAGCGCGTGCAGAATTCGGTGTTCGAATGCGAGGTCGACCCCGCGCAGTGGGTGGCCTTGCGGGCGAGGCTCATCGCCGAGATCGACGAGGCAACCGACAGCCTGCGCTTCTATCGGCTCGGCGCGGACGGCAAACGCCGCGTTGAGCACATCGGCGCCAAACCAACCCTCGATCTCGACGGGCCGCTGCTGTTCTAA
- the cas5c gene encoding type I-C CRISPR-associated protein Cas5c has product MSYGVRLHVWGERACFTRPEMKVERVSYEVMTPSAARGILEAIHWKPAILWVIDRIHVLKPIHFQSFRRNEVGAKASAASAGAAMRAGSTVGLGLVVEDNRQQRATLFLNDVAYVIEAHFELTAKAGPEDSEAKHLSMFNRRAAAGQCFHRPCLGTRECVANFALIAPDAPLPENRLPDEQRNRDLGWMLHDIDFADGNTSRFFYACLTDGVLDVNACLAGGTVA; this is encoded by the coding sequence ATGTCGTATGGGGTAAGACTCCATGTGTGGGGTGAGCGTGCCTGCTTTACCCGGCCGGAAATGAAGGTTGAACGCGTCTCCTATGAGGTCATGACGCCCTCCGCTGCGCGCGGCATTCTTGAGGCAATTCACTGGAAGCCGGCGATCCTCTGGGTCATTGACCGCATTCATGTGCTGAAACCTATCCATTTTCAGTCCTTCCGCCGTAACGAAGTGGGCGCCAAGGCCAGCGCGGCCTCGGCCGGCGCGGCGATGCGCGCCGGCAGCACGGTGGGTCTTGGCCTGGTCGTGGAAGACAACCGCCAGCAGCGTGCGACGCTGTTTCTCAACGACGTTGCCTATGTCATCGAGGCGCATTTCGAGCTGACGGCAAAAGCCGGACCGGAGGACAGCGAGGCCAAGCACCTCAGCATGTTCAACCGGAGGGCGGCGGCCGGTCAGTGCTTTCACCGCCCCTGCCTCGGCACCCGCGAATGCGTGGCGAATTTCGCGCTGATCGCGCCCGACGCACCACTGCCCGAGAACCGGTTGCCGGACGAGCAGCGCAACCGCGATCTCGGCTGGATGCTGCACGACATCGACTTCGCGGACGGAAATACATCACGCTTCTTCTACGCCTGCCTGACGGACGGCGTGCTGGATGTCAATGCCTGCCTCGCCGGGGGGACGGTGGCATGA
- a CDS encoding recombinase family protein, whose product MAAVFGYARVSKDDPTLDAQRLTLRAAGAVYIFEETVGAPRADRLRLWMAIRRLEPGDVLLVTRLDHLARSTRDLLKNLAAIGERGALFRSLEDSWADTTAPHGQMLRTVLAGLADFERELLRARTGQGRERARAQGVKMGRKPKLTGRQKVDALIRRDFGEEPLSEIARSYNVSRSTISRLRPADGAPYAPREVAWSTALEAVAAYGSVSYGILPAARLKAVMLGEVPSDAESAQVHQALTETLTYRLLEMGREIGLDGHGFRERYSQLVGRPLPME is encoded by the coding sequence ATGGCGGCGGTTTTCGGCTATGCACGGGTTTCGAAAGACGACCCGACCCTCGACGCCCAGCGCCTCACACTGCGGGCGGCGGGTGCGGTGTATATCTTTGAGGAGACCGTGGGTGCCCCCCGTGCGGACCGCCTCAGGCTCTGGATGGCGATCCGGCGCCTAGAGCCCGGTGATGTGCTTCTCGTCACGCGCCTCGATCATCTGGCCCGATCCACCCGGGATCTGTTGAAGAACCTGGCGGCCATCGGCGAACGCGGCGCCCTGTTCCGTTCGCTGGAGGACAGCTGGGCCGACACGACGGCGCCACATGGGCAGATGCTGCGCACTGTCCTCGCGGGTCTCGCAGACTTCGAGCGCGAGTTGTTGCGTGCCCGTACCGGTCAGGGACGAGAGCGCGCCCGAGCGCAAGGGGTGAAGATGGGCCGCAAGCCCAAGCTGACAGGGCGTCAGAAGGTTGACGCTTTGATCCGCCGGGACTTTGGGGAGGAGCCTCTGTCCGAGATCGCCCGAAGCTACAATGTCAGCCGTTCGACGATCTCTCGCCTCCGCCCCGCTGACGGTGCCCCTTATGCGCCCCGGGAGGTGGCATGGTCGACGGCTCTGGAAGCTGTCGCCGCCTATGGCAGCGTGAGCTACGGCATATTGCCCGCCGCGCGGCTCAAGGCGGTCATGTTGGGGGAAGTGCCATCGGATGCAGAGAGCGCTCAGGTGCATCAGGCGCTGACGGAGACACTCACCTATAGGCTTCTGGAGATGGGACGTGAGATCGGTCTCGACGGCCATGGTTTTAGAGAGCGTTACAGTCAGCTTGTCGGCCGTCCCCTGCCTATGGAATGA
- a CDS encoding HigA family addiction module antitoxin, whose product MAVNFARPLHPGEFLREEYLVPLGMSPGKLAKALGLPRTRIERIAREEIGISADTALRLARYFSTTPGFWLNLQQAYDVETEAPKLAADIARIEPYAPVGQAA is encoded by the coding sequence GTGGCTGTGAACTTCGCTCGTCCCCTGCATCCCGGAGAATTCCTCCGCGAAGAGTACCTGGTTCCGCTCGGCATGAGCCCCGGAAAGCTCGCCAAGGCTCTTGGCCTGCCGCGCACCCGCATCGAGCGCATCGCGCGGGAGGAAATCGGCATCTCGGCCGACACCGCCCTTCGGCTCGCCCGCTATTTCTCCACGACGCCAGGTTTCTGGCTCAACCTTCAGCAGGCCTATGACGTGGAGACCGAAGCGCCGAAGCTGGCGGCTGACATCGCCAGGATCGAGCCTTACGCGCCCGTCGGACAGGCGGCTTGA
- the cas7c gene encoding type I-C CRISPR-associated protein Cas7/Csd2, whose product MTSESNALTRRHEFVLYFDVVNGNPNGDPDAGNMPRLDPETNQGLVSDVALKRKIRNYVALARPDAPGHEIYMRDGATLNNEHKRAWAAVLPDVTKADELKKGPKDEAKARELTAWMCANFWDIRSFGAVMTTGVNAGQVRGPVQINFARSVEPILPLEISITRLAATTEADADAKGGRTMGRKHIVPYGLYRAHGYVSAPLASHPTKGTGFSDADLDLLFEALANMFEHDRSAARGEMATRKLIIFRHASALGNAKANELFDRVKTWRVFRDEKHTPGDEKLDNAPPARSFADYAITIERDGLPDGIEIIER is encoded by the coding sequence ATGACGAGTGAATCGAACGCCCTCACGCGTCGGCACGAATTCGTGCTGTATTTCGATGTCGTGAACGGCAACCCGAATGGTGACCCCGACGCCGGCAACATGCCGCGCCTCGACCCCGAGACCAATCAGGGTCTGGTGTCCGATGTAGCCCTCAAGCGCAAGATCCGCAACTATGTTGCGCTCGCCCGGCCGGACGCTCCCGGCCACGAGATTTACATGCGCGACGGCGCCACGCTTAATAACGAGCACAAGCGCGCCTGGGCGGCGGTGCTGCCGGATGTCACCAAGGCGGATGAGCTCAAGAAGGGGCCGAAGGACGAAGCCAAGGCCCGCGAACTCACCGCCTGGATGTGCGCCAATTTCTGGGACATCCGCAGCTTCGGCGCTGTCATGACCACCGGCGTCAATGCCGGGCAGGTGCGCGGGCCGGTGCAGATCAACTTCGCCCGCTCGGTCGAGCCGATCCTGCCGCTGGAAATCTCCATCACGCGCCTCGCCGCGACCACGGAAGCCGACGCCGATGCCAAAGGCGGGCGCACCATGGGCCGCAAGCACATCGTGCCTTATGGGCTCTATCGCGCGCATGGCTATGTCTCTGCGCCGCTGGCCTCCCACCCGACCAAGGGCACCGGCTTCTCCGACGCCGATCTCGATCTGCTGTTCGAGGCGCTGGCCAACATGTTCGAGCATGACCGCTCCGCCGCGCGTGGCGAGATGGCGACCCGCAAGCTCATCATCTTTCGCCACGCCTCGGCGCTCGGCAACGCGAAGGCCAATGAGTTGTTCGACCGCGTGAAGACCTGGCGGGTGTTCCGGGACGAGAAACACACACCCGGCGACGAGAAGCTCGACAACGCCCCGCCGGCCCGCAGCTTCGCGGATTACGCCATCACCATCGAGCGCGACGGCCTGCCCGACGGCATCGAGATCATCGAGAGGTAG
- a CDS encoding helix-turn-helix transcriptional regulator: MSKSLDAITLTPRSPAELGAALRALRQARGMTQAQLAMASGISRPTLISVEAGKGRADTLLRLVRMLGGTLTLSLPARVPDLAEDEIEMDIDL, from the coding sequence ATGTCAAAGAGCCTTGACGCGATCACCTTGACGCCGCGATCACCCGCCGAGCTCGGCGCCGCCCTGCGCGCCTTGCGACAGGCACGTGGCATGACCCAGGCCCAGCTGGCCATGGCTTCGGGCATCAGCCGGCCGACCCTGATCAGCGTTGAGGCGGGCAAAGGCCGGGCGGATACGCTGCTCAGGCTGGTGAGGATGCTCGGAGGCACGCTCACGCTCTCGCTGCCGGCTCGTGTGCCGGACCTGGCCGAAGACGAGATCGAAATGGACATCGACCTGTGA
- a CDS encoding PIN domain-containing protein has translation MFANRFTAFVDACTLAGALKRNMLLTLAEAEFFRIRWSGPVLTETQQAIEKMLANKGVADAVDRAVRARQSMEAAFEEALVTDFDKFLCVCDDLPDPNDAHVVAAALKTQAAMIVTDNLKHFPAAVLSPLNIEARSADVFIADTI, from the coding sequence ATGTTCGCAAACCGCTTCACCGCGTTCGTAGACGCTTGCACACTGGCCGGGGCGTTGAAGCGGAACATGTTGCTTACGCTGGCGGAGGCTGAGTTTTTCCGCATCCGCTGGTCCGGGCCGGTGCTGACTGAAACGCAGCAAGCCATTGAGAAGATGCTCGCGAACAAGGGCGTCGCCGACGCTGTAGACCGAGCGGTGCGGGCACGGCAGAGCATGGAAGCCGCCTTCGAGGAAGCGCTGGTCACCGATTTCGATAAATTCCTGTGCGTATGCGACGACCTTCCCGACCCGAATGATGCTCACGTCGTCGCCGCGGCTTTGAAGACGCAGGCGGCAATGATCGTGACCGACAACCTGAAGCACTTTCCCGCTGCGGTTCTCTCACCGCTGAACATCGAAGCCCGCTCGGCAGATGTCTTCATTGCCGACACGATTTGA
- a CDS encoding helix-turn-helix domain-containing protein: MTIPALAEGLGGRLPSDNEKAAANQLRTILAAHAAGDAKLRVLEDATNRPAEITLTPALSNLLMELLRHVGRGDAVTLVPVSKMLTTQQAADILNVSRPFLIGLLERGEIAHTSVGRHRRIRAEDLFAFKKKRDAARSDALGQLAELDADYL, translated from the coding sequence ATGACCATTCCAGCTCTTGCAGAGGGACTCGGTGGCCGCCTTCCTTCCGACAATGAGAAGGCAGCTGCAAATCAGTTGCGAACCATCCTGGCAGCCCATGCCGCCGGGGATGCGAAGCTCCGCGTTCTTGAGGATGCCACGAACCGTCCCGCCGAAATCACTCTGACGCCGGCTCTGTCGAATCTGCTCATGGAACTGCTCCGGCACGTTGGCCGGGGGGACGCGGTGACGCTTGTGCCGGTCAGTAAGATGCTGACGACGCAGCAGGCCGCCGATATCCTCAATGTCTCGCGTCCTTTCCTGATCGGCCTTTTGGAGCGGGGCGAAATCGCACACACGAGCGTGGGTCGACATCGGCGAATCCGGGCCGAGGACCTGTTTGCCTTCAAGAAAAAGCGTGACGCCGCCCGCAGCGACGCACTTGGGCAGCTGGCCGAACTGGATGCGGACTACCTCTGA
- the cas4 gene encoding CRISPR-associated protein Cas4: MPASPIDRETEEALIPLSALQHYLFCPRQCALIHVEQLWAEDAATAEGRLFHDKVDAGRAETRPGQRVARGVALRSVALGVTGKADVVEFRGRDHLTPFPIEYKRGKPKAHRADEVQLCAQAMCLEEAFGVPVPEGALFYGETRRRQGVAFDEALRALTRQTADAARSMIASQATPPPVHMPACRRCSLEALCQPARLEAPPSVARWLAAQIGA, from the coding sequence ATGCCGGCCTCCCCCATCGACCGCGAGACGGAGGAGGCGCTGATCCCGCTCTCGGCGCTGCAGCACTACCTGTTCTGCCCGCGCCAGTGCGCACTCATCCATGTCGAGCAGCTCTGGGCCGAGGATGCGGCGACGGCCGAAGGGCGGCTGTTTCACGACAAGGTCGACGCCGGCCGGGCCGAGACCCGGCCGGGCCAGCGGGTCGCCCGCGGTGTGGCCCTGCGCTCCGTCGCGCTGGGTGTCACCGGCAAGGCGGATGTGGTGGAGTTCCGCGGCCGCGACCACCTCACGCCCTTCCCGATCGAATACAAGCGCGGCAAGCCCAAGGCGCATCGGGCCGACGAGGTGCAGCTCTGCGCACAGGCCATGTGCCTGGAGGAAGCGTTCGGCGTGCCCGTGCCCGAGGGCGCCCTGTTCTATGGCGAAACCCGCCGCCGGCAGGGCGTCGCCTTCGACGAGGCGCTGCGCGCCCTGACCCGGCAGACCGCCGACGCTGCGCGCTCCATGATCGCGTCGCAGGCCACACCGCCGCCGGTCCACATGCCGGCGTGCCGCCGCTGCTCGCTCGAAGCGCTGTGTCAGCCGGCCCGACTTGAGGCCCCTCCCTCCGTGGCCCGCTGGCTGGCCGCCCAGATCGGAGCGTGA
- a CDS encoding type II toxin-antitoxin system RelE/ParE family toxin has product MIVSTKGKFVEAVIAGKATKGFPSDILRSAERRLRAIDAAVMLDDLRSPPGNHLEALSGDRAGQHSIRINDQWRICFRWTDAGPADVEITDYH; this is encoded by the coding sequence ATGATCGTTTCGACCAAAGGCAAGTTCGTCGAGGCGGTCATCGCCGGCAAGGCGACGAAGGGTTTCCCTAGCGATATCCTCCGGAGCGCCGAGCGCCGCCTACGGGCCATTGATGCCGCCGTCATGCTGGACGATCTGCGCTCCCCGCCGGGCAACCACCTGGAAGCCCTCTCGGGGGACCGAGCCGGGCAGCATTCGATCCGCATCAACGATCAATGGCGCATTTGCTTCCGCTGGACCGACGCAGGCCCTGCGGATGTTGAGATTACCGACTACCACTAG
- the cas3 gene encoding CRISPR-associated helicase Cas3': MPATYAHSLPGQTLATWETLAKHSTAVGAMAADFGEPLGWTEALRLAGNLHDIGKASPEFQAYIAGQRPSGGDHSSAGARIALDHYGNGPGRALGTILAAIIAAHHAGLADGQELNRRMAAAQRLVPADWQRHAAPLPEPIALRPSTRPPGGGPRGFAQSFLMRMLFSCLVDADFIATESFYAQATGETVERGGHTDLAALRDRLAAFMATKRATADTTPLNTLRAEILDHALAKAALKPGLFSLTVPTGGGKTLASLSFALEHAMRHGLRRVIYVIPYTSIIEQTAEVFRQALGGSADILEHHASFDWEKARKEKPADDEAPSALAKLQRAAENWDVPIVVTTAVQFFESLFANRTSRCRKLHNIADSVVVLDEVQTLPLPLLLPSLAAIEQLALNYRTSVVLCTATQPALRKVDGALIDKERRPIGLDLPQERELAPDPTALYTRLRRVAVDRLTDPVTDEAIAARFAEQPQMLCIVNTRQHARALFDAIRPLSGAVHLSTLMCARHRRLVLADLRAKLEAGEPVRLVATSLIEAGVDISFPEVWRAATGIDAIAQAAGRCNREGKLKDATGAPRLGRVVVFEPAKCGLQQEVKTRWQAAQPAFDAHPDPLGLDAVKDYFAELYWRKGDATVAFDTARVGAYPGILRAIGETAADLEFPFSSIAAAFRMIDDVMEPVVVPWRADTSDRDAEDVLARISGMERPRTADLRRLQHYVVSIPQKARDEWVARGVLRPVHPQLGDAMLRFADDAHYRPETGLDLDDTTYREPALNIIS, translated from the coding sequence ATGCCTGCTACTTACGCCCATTCTCTGCCTGGCCAAACGTTAGCGACCTGGGAGACACTCGCCAAGCACAGCACGGCGGTCGGCGCGATGGCCGCCGATTTCGGTGAGCCTCTGGGATGGACAGAGGCGCTGCGCCTCGCCGGCAACCTTCACGACATCGGCAAGGCGTCGCCGGAGTTTCAGGCCTATATCGCCGGACAGCGCCCCTCCGGCGGCGACCATTCCTCAGCCGGCGCGCGCATCGCGCTCGACCATTACGGCAACGGGCCGGGCCGGGCGCTTGGCACGATCCTCGCCGCGATCATCGCCGCCCATCACGCGGGCCTTGCCGATGGTCAGGAGCTGAACCGACGCATGGCAGCGGCGCAGCGTCTGGTGCCGGCCGACTGGCAACGCCATGCGGCCCCTCTGCCGGAGCCGATCGCTCTGCGGCCCTCGACGCGCCCTCCGGGCGGAGGCCCCAGAGGCTTCGCCCAGAGCTTCCTGATGCGGATGCTGTTCTCCTGCCTCGTCGATGCCGATTTCATCGCCACCGAGAGCTTTTACGCGCAGGCGACGGGTGAGACGGTCGAGCGGGGCGGCCACACCGATCTCGCCGCCCTGCGCGACAGGCTCGCCGCCTTCATGGCAACCAAGCGCGCCACGGCCGACACAACCCCGCTCAACACGCTGCGCGCCGAGATCCTCGATCACGCCCTGGCAAAAGCCGCGCTGAAACCGGGCCTGTTCAGCCTCACCGTGCCGACCGGCGGCGGCAAGACGCTCGCCTCGCTCTCCTTCGCGCTGGAACATGCGATGCGCCACGGGCTGCGCCGCGTCATTTATGTCATTCCCTATACCTCGATCATCGAGCAGACGGCCGAGGTTTTCCGGCAGGCGCTGGGCGGTAGCGCCGACATTCTCGAACACCATGCCAGCTTCGACTGGGAAAAGGCCCGCAAGGAAAAGCCGGCGGACGACGAGGCCCCCAGTGCGCTGGCTAAGCTGCAGCGGGCGGCAGAAAACTGGGATGTGCCGATCGTCGTCACAACGGCGGTGCAGTTCTTCGAGAGCCTGTTCGCCAACCGCACCTCGCGCTGCCGCAAGCTGCACAACATTGCCGACAGCGTTGTCGTTCTCGACGAGGTGCAGACCCTGCCCCTGCCCCTGCTGCTGCCGAGCCTCGCCGCGATCGAGCAACTGGCGCTGAACTACCGCACCAGCGTCGTCCTCTGCACCGCCACCCAGCCCGCCCTGCGGAAAGTCGATGGCGCGCTGATCGACAAGGAGAGGCGGCCCATCGGCCTCGACCTGCCGCAGGAACGGGAACTGGCACCCGACCCGACGGCGCTCTATACGAGGCTGAGGCGCGTGGCCGTCGACAGGCTCACAGATCCCGTCACCGATGAGGCCATCGCCGCGCGCTTTGCCGAGCAGCCGCAAATGCTGTGCATCGTCAACACCCGCCAGCACGCACGGGCCCTGTTCGACGCCATCCGCCCACTGTCGGGCGCTGTGCATCTATCGACGCTCATGTGCGCCCGCCACCGCCGGCTGGTATTGGCCGATCTGCGGGCCAAGCTGGAGGCGGGCGAGCCGGTGCGGCTGGTGGCAACCTCCCTGATCGAGGCCGGCGTCGACATCAGCTTCCCCGAAGTGTGGCGCGCCGCGACGGGCATCGATGCCATCGCCCAGGCTGCCGGACGCTGCAACCGCGAAGGCAAGCTGAAGGACGCGACCGGGGCACCCCGCCTCGGCCGCGTGGTGGTTTTCGAGCCGGCCAAGTGCGGGCTTCAGCAGGAGGTCAAGACACGCTGGCAGGCGGCGCAGCCAGCCTTCGACGCGCATCCCGATCCGCTCGGCCTCGACGCGGTGAAGGACTATTTCGCCGAGCTTTACTGGCGCAAGGGCGACGCCACTGTGGCGTTCGATACCGCCAGGGTCGGCGCCTATCCCGGGATTCTGCGCGCCATTGGAGAAACAGCGGCCGACCTTGAGTTTCCTTTCAGCTCCATCGCCGCGGCTTTCCGCATGATCGACGATGTGATGGAGCCGGTGGTCGTGCCATGGCGAGCCGACACGTCCGACCGCGATGCCGAGGACGTGCTCGCCCGCATTTCCGGCATGGAGCGTCCGCGTACGGCCGACCTGCGGCGGCTCCAGCACTATGTGGTCTCCATCCCGCAGAAGGCGCGCGACGAGTGGGTGGCGCGGGGCGTCCTGCGCCCGGTTCATCCACAGCTCGGCGACGCGATGCTGCGTTTTGCAGACGACGCGCATTACCGCCCCGAGACGGGTTTGGACCTTGACGACACGACCTATCGCGAACCGGCGCTCAACATCATCTCCTGA